The nucleotide window TTAAATTCTGCctgagggaaaggggtagaaaatggaagggaatggaagggtagACTATGGTGTAGGAATGATATCTATTGTGgaaattatttttctaatttccGTGGGGGAAGGTAAGGGCGATGGAGACATTTGCAAAATGACGAGCGAAAATATCCAGATTGAATAATGCAGGGAAATAGGGgaatatagattaaaaaaaaaaaaaaaggggggggggggggaaattagtTGGTGACATCGAAACCTTTGTATTATAATGagtaaatagaatataaaaacatatacagttACACAGACACGTATACATCATCACCTCACACACGGTTTTGTTTCGCGACCATGAAATATTATTGCCAGACGTAATTCGTTCATGTCTGACGAAATCCAGAATCGTGACAACCTTGAAGGGAACGTAGGTGTTATGCAtgccattgccccccccccccccccactcccaccttacctttctccccatcctctcttccccctcccctcccttctttctcattccctccttcttcccattacTTCTACCCCTCTCCtgctttctccctacccctctcctccctcttccctttcccatcccctcctcttccctcctttcaccccctccctctcactctcccgttcttcccctccacctccctgctccccctgtcttcctcctcctcatcactctcttcctccctccttcctccccctccccctatcctcctttttcccctctccccccctcctcctccccccttactacTGTCACGACGTGGGCGCTCGACTTGGCACGACCTAATGACGTCAGTATACATCCGCCCTGACCTTGTGTGTGTCATGACCCGCGTGCgtaacggagggagagagaggggaggagaaggagagggagaatgtgaataagaataagagggagagataaagatggacagacagacagaagagcaggcaaaaggacagagagagagagagagagagagagagagagagagagagagagagagagagagagagagagagagagagagagagagagagagagagagagagagagagagagagagagagagagagagagagagagagagagagagagagagagagagagagagagaaatacagatatgcAGATAAACTGGTAGATACTTAACCAAACataagtagagaaaaagagagagatttttgtttttcctttttaaatatttttcttctttttgccctTTTATTTAGTCTCAGTTATTTATAATAACTGCAAACGTTTTCGGAATTAAAGACTGTTCTTTTTCCTAGGATTTGTTCCTGCCCTTCTTGCATAATTAACATTTGTTACTTCAGAAGAATAACAGGGAGCGGAGGCATAATGAATTTCAGAAAAATATAGGTTTCTAATCTTctgtttttttactctctctctctctctctctctctctctctctctctctctctctctctctctctctctctctctctctctctctatgtgtttgtttgtgtgtgtgtgtgtatgtgtgtgtgtgtgtgtgtgtgtgtgtgtgtgtgtgtgtgtgtgtgtgtgtgtgtgtgtgtgtgtgtatgtatgtatgtatgtgtatgtgtatgtgtatgtgtatgtttatgtgtgtatatatatgtattcatatgtatagatatgtatatatatgtatatatatgtacatatatgtatacatatgtatgcacacacatacgcacgcacgcacacacacgcacacacacatacacacacacacacacacacacacacacacacacacacatatatatatatatatatatatatatataatatatatatatatttatgtatattacaatATTTCTAAGATAATTCAATCCTTACTTTATGCTTAAACCTCCACATAATATTTCGCTTACATATTAATTAAGATATAAAGTCAGAAAAACATTGCTGCttattaaacatttaaaaaatctcTTTTCAGGAGGAACAATTCCGTCGACcgaccttcccttccaccctgccATACAGTCGTCCTCACCGAcacaccctctcctttcctctaatttccctccccctccctgtcctccctccccctcccctctttcccccactccccgccaatccccctccccctctctctctccccctccccgcctattctcctctccccccacctccacctatcctcctctccatccccctctcctccctcacccgcctatccccctctcctccctcacccgcctatccccctctccatccccctctcctccctcacccgcctatccccctctccatccccctctccattcccctctccatccccctcccccccgtctgtaccccctcccaccccccaccatgttcaccacctccaccaccgcttCGCCCGAGAGCCTCAAGACCGACGCCATGCCGCTGCTCCTCATGGCGCCTTCGTGTGGCACCGACGGAGCCTTCGGCCTCCCCGACGCCCCGACGACCTCCACCTCCGCGCCCTTCACCGAGGCCGGGGCGGCGACGGAGGCGGGCGTGCCGGCGTGTCTGGGGGACGTGAACTGCACCATGATCACGGCGCAGCCAGGGGCGTCCATCACCTCTCCGATCCTGCTCAGTCTCATGGGCGTGGCGGGTGAGTGTCCCAGTCggaagtgtttatgtatatataaataaatgaataaataaataaataaatagatatatgtaaatatattataaatatatattatatataaataaaatacatattcatatatatacatccatatatatgtatatatatgcatatatatatatatgcatatatatatgcatatatatatgtatatatatatatgcatatatatgtatatatgcatatatatatatatatatatatatatatatatatatatatgtatatatatgtatgtatgtatgtatgtatagaaaggtAAACAGCCACACTAAGAATTGAAACAAGCGATTTTGTTTAATTTCCTGTGggtgttttccttttcaattttttgtatacgttactgtgtttgtgttcatatatatgtatatacatatatgtacacacacacacacacacacacacacacacacacgcacacgcacacgcacgcacacgcacacgcacacgcacaggcacacacacgcacaggcacgcacacgcgcgcgcacacgcacgcgcacacgcacacgcacacacacgcacgcacatgcacacacacgcacatatatatatatatatatatatatatatatatatatcaatacacgtGAAGAAGATAACAGCCAAATGTGTAAAAATATttgacaactaaaaaaaaaaaaaagaaacaaaggagaaatgaCAGTCATCAATCACACGCACAATAAAATActctgtttacctttttattcTTGAATCATCCAAAACACACTCGAGTCCACCTGGATTAAGTGGATTTTCTCGCTTTTATCCACAAACCCACAAGGTAATCGCCAGGCTGCTCCTTCCCACCCGTCTGAGGGATCGAGCGTGGATTACCGTTGAGGGCCACTTGTCTGGGATGTAAATGCTGAGCAGAGGTATCCACGTGGGGATATATCCACACTCATCTGCATTCGTAcacctacatatattatatatatagtataaacacaTTCAAATTTACattcgcatatatgtacatataaacatacacatacacatacacatgcacatgcacatgcacatgcacatgcacatgcacatacatagatacacaggcaCATGCATTAAAGCGCAAACACAAGCGCatgtttatgcacatacacatgcacatgcacatgcacatgcacatgtatatgtacatgttgatatacacacacaccaactaatgcaaactttctcattctcctcaggACAAGTTTGGGCCTTATGTTACCTGTACGGAAGCACGAGACGGCAAAATGCACGTACAGTCTTCTACGTACTCCTCTGCACGTTAGTTTGGCTCCATCTATTGGGAAAAATCCTAACTACGCCCCCTGCTATCATATCATATGCCTACGGAACTTGGGTGGGCGGGGTAAGTGCGATATTTTTGAAGGTGTGAATGTggctgtgggtgtgagtgtgagtgtgagtgtggatgttgatgtgggtgtggatgtggatgtggatgtggatgtgagtgtggatatggatgtaagtgtaattgtgagtgtggatgtgaatgtgggtgtgggcgggggtgtaggtgtgagtgaggttgagagagagagagagggagggagggagggagggagggagggagagagagagagagagagagagagagagagagagagagagagagagagagagagagagagagagagagagagagagaaagaaacagagagagagagagggagggagggagaaatgtgaattgagagggagaagaggagggggagaatgagagggagggtgatggaagtAACGAAATTggaagaagggacagagagatggaggtggaaagggagagaaaagggagatggagtgggggaggataggaaaaaggagatggtgagagagagagagagagagagagagagagagagagagagagagagagagagagagaaagagagagagagagagatagagagagagagagagagataaaggaactaggagagggggagagggaggagaagaagagggagaggagagagagaagaaggggggggggagggagagtgggaggagaagaagaggga belongs to Penaeus chinensis breed Huanghai No. 1 chromosome 4, ASM1920278v2, whole genome shotgun sequence and includes:
- the LOC125025115 gene encoding uncharacterized protein LOC125025115, yielding MFTTSTTASPESLKTDAMPLLLMAPSCGTDGAFGLPDAPTTSTSAPFTEAGAATEAGVPACLGDVNCTMITAQPGASITSPILLSLMGVAGQVWALCYLYGSTRRQNARTVFYVLLCTLVWLHLLGKILTTPPAIISYAYGTWVGGQNKV